One region of Gemmatimonadaceae bacterium genomic DNA includes:
- a CDS encoding AMP-binding protein — protein MALISDTLAATVARHGDRPAMHSKHGGRWHTITWREAHTLTRRVAAGFLQLGLQPGDGVSILSANRAEWLLSDLGAILAGGIPVGIYATNSAEQCQYIIDHAECTIAVVEDAAQLAKVLSVRRTLPRLKAIVLMTGTSAERDVFSWDAMLALAPRTSQADLDARIAAQRPDHVCTLIYTSGTTGNPKAVMCTHDNITWTAWTMGQSVNMDSTDCTLSYLPYSHIAEQEAFYALMTAGASTWFAESMDRLGDNLREVRPTLFFAVPRVWEKIEERMTTAGAALPPLQRRIGAWARRIGLSTGAADEAGRPRPWLFPLANALLFSKVRRRLGFDRTRAFFSTAAPIARSTLEYFRSVGIPIGEVYGMSECSGPTTISTPGRSRMGTVGIAMTGSELRIAEDGEICMRGRHVFKGYFKNPDASAEMVDADGWLKSGDVGSLDADGYLTITDRKKDLLITAGGENVAPQMIEAHLKSVPVVSQAVVIGDRRKYLVALLTLDPEKIATTAVEAGSDARDVVAAATCSAYTAWMQRRVDDVNRGLARVQTIKRFTIVPNEFTVDGGELTPTMKVRRKVINQRYADLIEAMYQE, from the coding sequence GTGGCCCTGATATCCGATACGCTCGCCGCGACGGTGGCGCGGCATGGTGACCGTCCTGCCATGCACTCGAAACATGGTGGACGGTGGCACACCATCACGTGGCGTGAAGCGCACACCCTCACGCGTCGCGTGGCGGCTGGCTTCCTACAGCTGGGTCTCCAGCCCGGCGATGGCGTGTCCATCCTGAGTGCCAATCGCGCTGAATGGCTGTTGTCCGATCTCGGAGCCATTCTCGCCGGTGGCATCCCGGTCGGCATCTACGCGACCAACAGTGCCGAGCAGTGCCAGTACATCATCGATCATGCGGAATGCACGATCGCGGTAGTGGAGGATGCCGCGCAGTTGGCGAAGGTCCTCTCGGTGCGACGGACACTTCCGCGGCTCAAGGCCATCGTGCTGATGACCGGTACCAGCGCGGAGCGGGATGTATTCTCGTGGGACGCGATGCTGGCGCTGGCCCCACGTACGTCCCAAGCCGATCTCGACGCGCGCATCGCCGCCCAACGACCGGACCACGTCTGCACGCTGATCTATACCTCCGGCACCACGGGCAATCCCAAGGCCGTTATGTGCACGCATGACAACATCACGTGGACCGCGTGGACCATGGGACAATCGGTGAACATGGACAGCACCGATTGCACGCTGAGTTACCTGCCCTACTCGCATATCGCCGAGCAGGAAGCGTTTTATGCGTTGATGACGGCTGGTGCCAGCACGTGGTTCGCTGAGAGCATGGACCGACTCGGAGACAACCTGCGCGAGGTGCGGCCCACGCTCTTCTTCGCCGTGCCGCGCGTGTGGGAGAAGATCGAGGAACGCATGACCACCGCGGGCGCAGCGTTGCCACCACTGCAGCGCCGCATCGGCGCGTGGGCGCGTCGCATCGGCCTCTCCACGGGTGCCGCGGACGAAGCGGGACGTCCCCGGCCGTGGCTTTTTCCGCTGGCCAACGCGCTGCTGTTCTCCAAGGTTCGCCGTCGACTGGGATTCGACCGCACCCGTGCGTTCTTCAGTACCGCGGCGCCGATTGCCCGCAGCACGCTGGAGTATTTCCGAAGCGTGGGGATTCCGATTGGCGAGGTGTACGGCATGAGCGAATGCAGCGGTCCAACCACCATCTCGACACCCGGGCGCTCGCGCATGGGCACCGTCGGCATCGCCATGACCGGCAGCGAACTCAGGATTGCCGAAGACGGTGAGATCTGCATGCGGGGCCGCCACGTGTTCAAAGGGTACTTCAAGAACCCGGACGCGTCAGCCGAAATGGTGGATGCCGACGGCTGGCTCAAATCCGGTGACGTGGGATCGCTCGACGCCGATGGGTACCTCACCATCACCGATCGCAAGAAAGACTTGCTGATCACGGCCGGTGGCGAAAACGTCGCGCCACAGATGATCGAAGCGCACCTGAAGAGCGTACCGGTCGTGAGCCAGGCGGTGGTGATTGGTGATCGCCGCAAGTATCTCGTGGCACTCCTGACGCTTGATCCTGAAAAGATCGCGACCACGGCCGTCGAAGCCGGGAGTGACGCGCGGGACGTGGTGGCAGCCGCCACCTGCTCCGCCTACACGGCGTGGATGCAGCGTCGGGTGGACGACGTCAACCGCGGGTTGGCGCGAGTGCAGACCATCAAGCGATTCACCATCGTGCCGAACGAGTTCACGGTCGACGGGGGTGAACTCACGCCGACCATGAAGGTGCGTCGCAAAGTCATCAACCAGCGATACGCGGACCTGATCGAAGCGATGTATCAGGAGTGA
- a CDS encoding L-2-amino-thiazoline-4-carboxylic acid hydrolase gives MVRIVLLVPARRREATHHVTRHTSREGRLDFLLLLLLLPKKRSGSVSPEPSDRVDVPSVNQIGILARRRIEAEMIKPIYDVLVREFGQERAADIIGEAVADAARATARAMASQEPSGATLSSFVALQPLWTKDRALEVDILVEDEDRYHYNVTRCRYAELYREMGLGAIGHLLSCNRDRVFIEGYAPSVHLTRTQTIMGGASHCDFRYDRAP, from the coding sequence ATGGTACGGATTGTGCTGCTGGTGCCAGCGCGTCGCCGCGAGGCCACGCACCATGTCACCAGACATACTAGTCGGGAAGGCCGACTTGATTTCCTCCTCCTCCTCCTCCTCCTCCCCAAAAAGCGCTCGGGCTCCGTGTCACCAGAACCCTCGGACCGTGTGGATGTACCGTCGGTGAACCAGATCGGGATTCTGGCGCGCCGCCGGATCGAGGCCGAAATGATCAAACCCATTTACGACGTTCTCGTCCGGGAATTCGGGCAGGAACGCGCCGCCGACATCATCGGTGAAGCGGTCGCGGATGCCGCCAGGGCGACTGCCCGGGCAATGGCCTCGCAGGAGCCTTCGGGCGCAACGCTGAGTTCATTTGTCGCCCTTCAGCCGCTCTGGACGAAGGATCGAGCGCTTGAGGTCGACATCCTTGTTGAGGATGAGGATCGCTACCACTACAACGTGACGCGCTGCCGGTACGCGGAACTGTATCGGGAGATGGGCCTTGGGGCGATTGGCCATCTGCTCTCGTGCAATCGTGATCGGGTCTTCATCGAAGGGTACGCGCCGTCCGTGCATCTGACGCGCACCCAGACCATCATGGGCGGCGCCTCGCACTGCGACTTTCGCTACGACCGTGCACCGTGA
- a CDS encoding PAS domain S-box protein: protein MSDVSCRVFTYFHAAEKAGWIDIDTLLDGFPLSRAYLENPSNRVAWNLWRQLCERSARQLGSTERIRDSGGFAVNPTIAGFFGPAMTLFSSPKDIYRIAFRWLCPSIYRSHRFIYGELPDGRIELRIELREGHEGCLSFMLMFEGGIRAAPRFVKLPDAIVQTTSMTDRRSVFVVTPPANRSLTSRISRLLRASTTSSEIEAELTFQQQQLLATHESLRTSERSFRSVLDALPVLIAIQRNGRIVYANPALARSLGVSSGELIGQSLDALVVDDDRARFRAMVLDDPRDLGRLEELRMRFNGGVELHAAALGVRDVMFEGEAANGLLALDLTERQQIEAKLRDSEDTMAALVATLPDLIVRISAQGVLLDSQGGTIMRRAGTLQHVRGRQVRELIGRLPGVTEELVTRGLETVRESIADREVRQLETEVTYDDGSHRTFELRFVPIAARSEVLVIVRDVTRRRAEERQLAISDRLISLGTLAAGVAHEINNPLTYVMGSLSDLTHSLERLRGGASAVDIASLQPALDQAREGVARVAAIVRSLGAISRVDARHIEPMDVHEVLEQAIAITAHELRRSARLVRGYSAAHTVMADRVQLVQVMVNLLANAAQAIPEGNCDANEIRVTTGEAGSAIWIEVQDTGVGIAPGDVERVFDPFFTTKLQGHGTGLGLAISHRIVGDLGGRLTVRSAMQRGSTFRVELPRATVPARDDDRRGADPLVAPSSARILIVDDEPVLAEMARRALAGWDADVVHSGRAALAMLAANAAYDLVLCDITMPELTGVDVYEQSIQRQPDLAERFLFMCGGVTTDRAQRFLDDVKPQVLWKPFDTAQLRSWVGNMLAGSVVS, encoded by the coding sequence ATGAGTGACGTCTCATGTCGTGTCTTCACGTATTTCCACGCCGCCGAAAAAGCCGGGTGGATCGATATCGACACACTATTGGACGGCTTCCCGCTGTCGCGCGCGTATCTCGAAAACCCCAGCAACCGCGTCGCGTGGAATCTCTGGCGTCAACTCTGCGAACGCTCGGCCCGGCAATTGGGCAGCACGGAACGCATCCGGGATTCGGGAGGCTTCGCGGTCAATCCGACGATTGCGGGGTTCTTTGGTCCGGCGATGACACTGTTTTCCTCGCCCAAAGACATCTATCGCATCGCTTTCCGCTGGCTCTGCCCGTCCATCTATCGCTCGCATCGTTTCATATACGGAGAACTGCCGGACGGCCGAATCGAGCTCCGCATTGAATTGCGCGAGGGACATGAGGGATGTCTGTCGTTCATGCTGATGTTCGAAGGTGGCATTCGCGCGGCGCCTCGTTTTGTGAAGTTGCCCGACGCGATCGTGCAGACCACAAGCATGACCGATCGCCGGTCGGTATTCGTCGTGACGCCGCCGGCCAATCGCTCGCTGACATCACGCATCAGCCGTTTGCTGCGGGCTTCCACCACCTCGTCGGAGATTGAGGCGGAGCTGACGTTTCAGCAACAGCAGTTGCTCGCCACCCACGAGTCCCTGCGCACCAGCGAGCGTTCCTTTCGCTCCGTCCTGGATGCGTTGCCCGTCCTCATCGCCATCCAGCGAAACGGCCGAATCGTATACGCCAATCCGGCGTTGGCGCGCAGCCTGGGAGTCTCGTCGGGCGAGCTGATCGGCCAGTCGCTCGACGCGTTGGTGGTTGACGACGATCGGGCGCGCTTTCGGGCGATGGTGCTTGACGACCCGCGCGACCTGGGGCGTCTTGAGGAGTTGCGCATGCGGTTCAACGGTGGCGTGGAGTTGCACGCGGCAGCGCTGGGTGTGCGCGATGTGATGTTCGAGGGAGAAGCGGCGAACGGGCTGCTGGCGCTGGATCTGACCGAGCGGCAGCAGATCGAGGCGAAGCTCCGTGACAGCGAAGACACCATGGCCGCGCTGGTCGCCACGCTTCCCGATCTCATCGTGCGCATCAGCGCACAGGGCGTGCTGCTCGACTCGCAAGGTGGCACGATCATGCGGCGGGCCGGCACGCTCCAGCATGTGCGTGGTCGACAGGTGCGGGAGCTGATCGGCCGGTTGCCCGGCGTCACCGAGGAACTGGTCACGCGCGGATTGGAGACCGTACGCGAGTCGATTGCCGATCGCGAGGTGCGCCAGTTGGAAACGGAGGTGACGTACGACGACGGGTCACATCGGACGTTCGAGCTGCGCTTTGTGCCGATTGCCGCTCGGAGCGAAGTGCTGGTCATCGTGCGTGACGTCACCCGCCGCCGGGCGGAAGAACGTCAACTGGCCATCTCCGATCGGCTGATTTCACTTGGTACCCTGGCCGCCGGTGTGGCCCACGAGATCAACAACCCGTTGACCTACGTGATGGGCAGCCTGAGCGACCTCACGCACAGCCTGGAGCGCCTGCGTGGCGGCGCGTCAGCCGTCGACATCGCGTCCCTGCAGCCGGCACTCGATCAGGCGCGCGAAGGGGTCGCCCGCGTCGCGGCCATCGTTCGGTCACTGGGCGCGATTTCACGCGTCGATGCGCGCCATATCGAACCCATGGATGTCCACGAGGTGCTCGAGCAGGCCATCGCCATCACGGCGCACGAATTGCGGCGCAGTGCGCGCCTCGTGCGCGGGTACAGCGCCGCACACACGGTCATGGCCGATCGTGTGCAGCTGGTCCAGGTGATGGTGAATCTGCTCGCCAACGCCGCGCAGGCGATTCCCGAGGGCAACTGCGACGCCAACGAAATTCGCGTGACGACCGGAGAAGCGGGAAGCGCCATCTGGATCGAGGTCCAGGATACCGGCGTCGGCATCGCACCGGGCGATGTGGAACGCGTCTTTGACCCCTTCTTCACGACCAAGTTGCAGGGTCACGGAACGGGCCTGGGGCTTGCCATCTCGCATCGCATCGTTGGCGATCTGGGCGGACGTCTCACGGTACGCAGCGCCATGCAGCGCGGGTCGACGTTCCGGGTGGAATTACCACGCGCCACGGTGCCCGCACGCGACGACGATCGCCGCGGAGCAGACCCGCTGGTGGCTCCGTCCTCAGCGCGCATCCTCATTGTCGATGACGAACCCGTACTGGCGGAGATGGCCCGGCGTGCGCTCGCGGGGTGGGATGCCGACGTGGTTCACTCCGGACGCGCGGCGCTCGCGATGCTGGCCGCGAACGCCGCGTACGATCTGGTCTTGTGTGACATCACCATGCCGGAGCTCACCGGTGTTGACGTCTATGAGCAATCCATCCAGCGACAGCCCGATCTCGCCGAGCGTTTCCTGTTCATGTGCGGCGGTGTGACCACCGATCGGGCCCAGCGATTCCTTGACGACGTCAAACCACAGGTCCTGTGGAAGCCGTTCGACACGGCGCAACTGAGAAGCTGGGTGGGCAATATGCTCGCTGGTTCGGTGGTGTCCTGA
- a CDS encoding dodecin domain-containing protein, with product MSVAKVTEITSTSKKSFEDAIEKGIARAHKTLRNVKGAWVASQKVECEDGVITSYRVDMKVTFVLSD from the coding sequence ATGTCAGTCGCCAAAGTCACTGAAATCACTTCCACCTCGAAGAAGTCGTTTGAAGATGCGATCGAGAAGGGTATCGCACGGGCGCACAAGACGCTGCGCAACGTCAAGGGCGCATGGGTGGCGAGTCAAAAAGTCGAATGCGAGGATGGGGTGATCACTTCGTATCGCGTCGACATGAAGGTCACGTTTGTGCTGTCCGACTGA
- a CDS encoding DUF2723 domain-containing protein codes for MSQFFRIPGGVSAVGGVAALCLIAGYTSLWMGGTTGAAGLLVLGYLVCLPLALIVFANTGAGRQVPNDPDAPPYAIAALVGFVVFTLYVLTLAPSTAMWDTSEYIAAAKTLGVPHPPGNPVFVMVAHAFAALPIPVGYAARVNLLAATTSAISAALWFLVAHRSLAGWSLSRTPRVVIAVACAWIGATAFTVWNQSVVNEKVYTLAMLGLAASSWAALRWHDAPAQSRRADGFLLLVAYLCGLGYANHPAGFLPVPAFALFVLLRRPATVLRWKLVLAAAAVLFIGLTPFAFVPIRAAHFPGINEGEATACLNGPQVGCTLSRETYTRVSGIIQREQYGGHAVAERQAPLGAQIGMWWLYFKWQWMRDAWTEHPAAQFVLAVLFLGLGLLGGGVHYRRDKASFAYVAPLILTLTPLLIVYLNFKYGHSQALELGDSVPREVRDRDYFYLWSFATWGLWAGLGLGAVWQWMAQRAGQAGARAWQLASPVMLLALIPLVTNLRDASRKGQTFTADWARDLLQSVEPYGILITAGDNDSFPVWYAQQVEGVRRDVTIALIPYLNMPWYAHQLIRERVSTYDGTGIASYAALAGTTPTGPVIALTPAQADSLPPYVQLSQAASFQQGGIHATIPAGYITRDQLMVLQFIRDVFPARPIHFSIGPYAQALGLGDYVVTQGLTQKLLDSKARDNPAYVRFPGGYIDVARTRELWNRYQAPGALLRQGRWLDDASVSIPAAYMQTAQFLAYGVAARGDTVKADSLMRQIQVMAKAARLGQ; via the coding sequence ATGTCGCAGTTCTTCCGCATTCCCGGCGGTGTGTCGGCCGTCGGCGGTGTCGCCGCGCTGTGCCTCATCGCCGGCTACACCAGCCTCTGGATGGGCGGCACCACGGGGGCCGCCGGGCTACTCGTCCTTGGCTATCTGGTGTGCCTGCCGTTGGCGTTGATTGTATTCGCCAACACCGGCGCGGGAAGGCAAGTGCCGAACGATCCGGACGCACCGCCGTACGCCATTGCGGCGCTGGTGGGATTTGTCGTGTTCACGTTGTATGTCCTGACACTGGCGCCTTCGACGGCCATGTGGGACACCAGCGAATACATCGCGGCCGCGAAGACACTGGGTGTGCCCCATCCGCCGGGCAATCCGGTATTCGTGATGGTCGCGCACGCCTTTGCCGCGCTGCCAATCCCAGTCGGCTATGCCGCTCGCGTGAACCTGCTTGCCGCCACAACCAGTGCCATTTCGGCGGCGCTCTGGTTTCTGGTGGCCCATCGTTCACTGGCGGGATGGTCGCTATCCCGCACGCCGCGCGTCGTGATTGCGGTGGCCTGCGCGTGGATCGGCGCGACGGCCTTCACGGTGTGGAACCAGAGCGTCGTGAACGAAAAGGTGTACACGCTGGCCATGCTGGGGCTCGCCGCGTCGTCGTGGGCGGCGCTGCGATGGCACGATGCACCGGCGCAATCGCGACGGGCCGACGGGTTCCTGCTGCTGGTCGCCTATCTCTGTGGCCTGGGCTACGCCAATCATCCGGCCGGCTTTCTTCCGGTGCCGGCCTTCGCGCTGTTTGTGCTGTTGCGTCGACCCGCCACGGTCTTGCGATGGAAGCTCGTACTCGCGGCGGCGGCGGTGCTGTTTATCGGACTCACACCGTTCGCGTTTGTGCCCATTCGCGCCGCGCATTTTCCGGGCATCAACGAAGGCGAGGCGACGGCGTGCCTGAACGGGCCGCAGGTGGGATGCACCCTCAGTCGCGAGACCTACACGCGCGTATCAGGCATCATTCAGCGCGAGCAGTACGGTGGGCATGCGGTCGCGGAACGCCAGGCGCCGCTGGGCGCGCAAATCGGCATGTGGTGGCTGTACTTCAAGTGGCAGTGGATGCGCGACGCCTGGACGGAACATCCGGCCGCACAGTTTGTGCTGGCCGTGCTCTTCCTGGGTCTCGGTCTGCTGGGCGGCGGCGTGCACTACCGTCGCGACAAGGCGTCATTCGCCTATGTGGCCCCGCTGATCCTCACACTCACACCCCTGCTCATCGTCTATCTCAACTTCAAGTACGGTCACTCGCAGGCGCTCGAGTTGGGAGACAGCGTGCCACGCGAGGTGCGTGACCGCGACTATTTCTACTTGTGGAGCTTTGCCACCTGGGGGCTGTGGGCCGGCCTCGGGCTGGGTGCCGTGTGGCAGTGGATGGCGCAACGCGCGGGTCAGGCCGGCGCGCGCGCCTGGCAACTGGCGTCACCGGTGATGCTGTTGGCACTGATCCCGCTGGTCACCAACCTCCGCGACGCCTCACGCAAGGGACAGACGTTTACGGCGGATTGGGCGCGCGATCTCCTGCAATCGGTTGAACCCTATGGCATTCTCATCACCGCCGGCGACAACGATTCGTTTCCGGTGTGGTACGCGCAGCAAGTGGAGGGTGTCCGACGGGACGTGACCATTGCGCTCATTCCGTATCTCAATATGCCGTGGTATGCGCACCAGCTCATTCGCGAGCGCGTGTCGACGTACGACGGCACGGGGATCGCCTCATACGCGGCGCTGGCCGGTACGACGCCGACGGGACCCGTCATTGCGCTCACGCCGGCACAAGCCGACTCGCTGCCGCCATATGTGCAGCTCAGCCAGGCCGCGTCGTTTCAACAAGGTGGTATCCACGCCACCATTCCAGCCGGTTACATCACGCGCGACCAGTTGATGGTCCTGCAGTTCATCCGTGACGTGTTCCCGGCGCGCCCGATTCACTTCTCCATTGGTCCGTACGCGCAAGCGCTGGGACTGGGCGATTATGTGGTCACGCAGGGACTCACGCAGAAGCTGCTGGACAGCAAGGCCAGGGACAATCCAGCATATGTACGCTTTCCGGGTGGCTACATCGATGTCGCACGGACGCGCGAACTGTGGAACCGCTATCAAGCCCCCGGCGCGCTGCTGCGGCAGGGCCGCTGGCTTGACGATGCGTCGGTGAGCATTCCGGCGGCCTACATGCAAACGGCGCAGTTTCTGGCCTACGGCGTGGCAGCACGCGGTGACACCGTTAAAGCCGACTCGCTCATGCGCCAGATACAGGTGATGGCGAAAGCCGCCAGGTTGGGACAGTAA
- a CDS encoding arsenate reductase — protein sequence MQVQIFGTKKNADTRKAQRFFAERRVKVHFVDLAERAASIGELKRFAQKFGVEKLVDRESRRFADLGLRTALYGEERWLTILADEPLLLQQPLVRMQHKLTIGLAEATWKEWL from the coding sequence ATCCAGGTGCAGATCTTTGGCACGAAGAAGAATGCCGACACGCGCAAAGCCCAGCGTTTCTTCGCCGAGCGGCGCGTCAAAGTGCATTTCGTCGACCTCGCCGAGCGGGCGGCGTCCATCGGTGAACTGAAGCGATTCGCACAGAAATTCGGTGTCGAGAAACTCGTCGACCGGGAATCTCGGCGTTTCGCCGATCTGGGACTGCGCACCGCGCTCTATGGCGAAGAGCGTTGGCTCACTATCCTGGCTGACGAACCCCTGCTCCTGCAGCAACCGTTGGTGCGCATGCAGCACAAGCTGACGATTGGTCTGGCCGAAGCCACCTGGAAGGAGTGGCTCTAA
- a CDS encoding dicarboxylate/amino acid:cation symporter, which produces MKRLTRNLTFQVLVAVALGVMLGVIAPDVAKKLKPIGDTFVNLVKMVITPIIFLTIVHGIASMADLRKLGRVGGKALLYFELVSTLALAIGLVIVNVTKPGAGLDVTTLATGDVSKYTASGAQQSTLEFLLHIVPSNVVSAFASGDLLPVVFFSVLFGVALTAVGEAGRDVADLLVRFQAVFFKIVAIVMKVAPVGAFGAMAYTVGTFGLKTLWPLGRLMLDVYLTMAVFIFVVLGTICRLYGFRILPFLRFIREEILLVLGTSSSEAALPRMLEKMERYGCAKPVVGLVIPTGYSFNLDGTSIYLSMAAIFIAQVYRVDLSIGQQLTLLGILMLTSKGAAGVTGSGFIVLASTLAATNTVPVEGVALLLGVDRFMSEARAITNLIGNGVATLVVSRSEGAFDDAKRAEAEAAMA; this is translated from the coding sequence ATGAAGCGCCTGACGCGCAATCTGACCTTTCAGGTCCTCGTCGCCGTCGCCTTGGGCGTCATGCTCGGCGTCATCGCACCGGATGTTGCGAAAAAGCTCAAGCCCATCGGCGACACGTTCGTGAATCTGGTGAAGATGGTGATCACACCGATCATCTTTCTCACCATCGTGCATGGCATCGCGTCGATGGCCGACCTGCGGAAGTTGGGACGCGTCGGCGGGAAAGCGCTGCTGTATTTCGAACTGGTATCCACGCTCGCGCTGGCGATCGGTCTCGTGATCGTCAATGTCACGAAGCCAGGCGCGGGGTTGGACGTCACGACGCTCGCCACGGGCGATGTGTCCAAGTATACGGCGTCCGGCGCGCAGCAGAGCACCCTCGAGTTCCTGCTGCACATCGTGCCCAGCAACGTGGTGTCTGCTTTTGCGTCGGGCGACCTGCTGCCAGTCGTCTTCTTTTCAGTCCTGTTTGGCGTGGCCCTCACGGCGGTCGGCGAGGCGGGTCGTGATGTCGCCGATCTGCTGGTCCGCTTTCAAGCCGTCTTCTTCAAGATCGTGGCCATCGTCATGAAGGTGGCGCCCGTTGGCGCATTCGGGGCCATGGCGTACACGGTCGGCACCTTCGGACTCAAGACGCTCTGGCCGCTGGGTCGATTGATGCTTGACGTGTACCTCACCATGGCGGTCTTCATCTTCGTGGTTCTGGGCACGATCTGCCGTCTCTACGGTTTTCGGATTCTCCCGTTCCTGCGGTTCATCCGCGAGGAGATTCTGTTGGTACTGGGCACGTCGAGCTCCGAGGCGGCGCTGCCGAGAATGCTGGAGAAGATGGAGCGCTATGGCTGTGCCAAGCCCGTCGTCGGTCTGGTCATCCCCACCGGATATTCGTTCAATCTCGACGGCACCAGCATCTATCTTTCGATGGCCGCCATCTTCATTGCGCAGGTGTATCGCGTGGACCTGAGCATCGGGCAGCAACTCACGCTGCTGGGGATCCTGATGCTGACGTCGAAAGGTGCGGCCGGTGTCACCGGTTCGGGGTTCATCGTGCTGGCCAGCACGCTCGCCGCGACGAACACCGTGCCGGTTGAAGGCGTGGCCCTGTTGCTGGGGGTCGATCGTTTCATGTCCGAGGCCCGCGCGATCACGAATCTCATCGGCAATGGCGTGGCGACGCTGGTGGTCTCACGCAGTGAAGGCGCGTTCGACGATGCCAAGCGTGCCGAGGCTGAGGCGGCCATGGCATGA
- a CDS encoding alpha/beta fold hydrolase, with product MPQTYQPAWWLPDPHSATLWGRIGRREPPIEGRVERWDTPDGDFLELVRVAGPSPVSPRLLLFHGLEGGAHSHYARAMFREAQVRGWAADLVLFRTCGSEPNRLPRSYHSGETSDAGFVIEQLVTEYPEAPLGLMGVSLGGNMLCKLLGEVGTVLSANVQGAVAMSVPFDLARASRHIGRGFGTVYERLFLRSLIPKALAKIARHQELTPLTSVRRARTLWEFDDHFTAPLHGFRDAADYYARASSLPFLSGIRRPTLLLSARDDPFLPSDVLDHVTAIAGGNKSLTIDFPERGGHVGFTSGRLPWNPWYYGEWRAAEFLSAQFASATAGVA from the coding sequence GTGCCCCAAACGTACCAACCCGCCTGGTGGCTCCCCGATCCGCACAGTGCGACACTGTGGGGCCGGATCGGACGGCGTGAGCCGCCAATCGAGGGACGCGTCGAGCGTTGGGACACCCCAGACGGCGATTTTCTCGAACTCGTTCGAGTCGCCGGGCCGTCACCGGTTTCTCCGCGGCTGCTCTTGTTCCACGGGCTTGAGGGCGGTGCGCATTCACACTACGCGCGCGCCATGTTTCGCGAGGCGCAGGTTCGCGGCTGGGCCGCCGACCTGGTCCTGTTCCGCACGTGTGGTTCAGAACCGAACCGCTTGCCTCGAAGTTACCACTCGGGTGAGACGTCTGACGCCGGCTTTGTGATCGAACAACTGGTCACCGAGTATCCTGAGGCACCGTTGGGGCTCATGGGGGTCTCGCTTGGCGGCAACATGCTGTGCAAACTGCTTGGCGAAGTGGGCACGGTCCTTTCCGCCAACGTGCAGGGCGCGGTGGCGATGTCAGTGCCCTTCGATCTCGCGCGCGCCTCGCGTCACATCGGGCGGGGCTTCGGCACGGTGTATGAGCGGTTGTTTCTGCGCTCGCTCATACCCAAGGCGCTCGCCAAGATTGCCCGCCATCAGGAGCTCACGCCGCTGACATCCGTGCGTCGCGCACGAACGCTCTGGGAGTTCGATGATCACTTCACCGCGCCGCTGCACGGATTTCGCGACGCCGCCGACTACTACGCGCGCGCCAGTTCTCTCCCGTTTCTTTCGGGCATCCGCCGGCCGACGCTGCTGTTGAGCGCACGGGATGATCCCTTTCTGCCATCGGATGTCCTGGATCATGTGACGGCGATCGCCGGCGGTAACAAATCCCTCACAATCGACTTCCCTGAGCGAGGGGGTCACGTCGGGTTCACCTCGGGAAGGTTGCCGTGGAACCCGTGGTACTACGGTGAATGGCGCGCGGCGGAGTTCCTGAGTGCGCAATTCGCATCAGCGACGGCCGGCGTTGCCTGA